The proteins below come from a single Tachypleus tridentatus isolate NWPU-2018 chromosome 13, ASM421037v1, whole genome shotgun sequence genomic window:
- the LOC143240948 gene encoding uncharacterized protein LOC143240948 isoform X3, which yields MVLTKVNHGSAGNQIYWGIQLDQDLLETIISIYPEWFKDCNLNLATMADWNANNNNAGVGGGVSSTVIPLFQSRETTSPPQAEVDERSICKSMNKNKESLKKKLLLRRPISQLIDQGIMPPLNTPPSFHQQRQKLERAKMGDILKNKIQRRPNRQELIQQHILEDTTVDPSLQEKQRQLKKARLADNLNDRISNRPGPLELIKGNILQADERLTQAVKEGHITFRKTCEGETSKHPPPRFVIEEDSSSDGALSPPQDGTDQSQSSFPSVDRSETSPAPTLESPSSNKTTSASSPGSLVASPLSLQTAASAGSPQPSQVSSGLMTITSSQPSIQAQNKDSSNSSSNKNRKKSKSKSQPKTRTIKFHEYKGPSSAQKNHTMLSSSVETSYDLLLQQQQLFLQWQLEWQQKYPQIILPSAQKPNGDQTPSGNPAQTQPPASSSQSQLQHTTQQGFSKLEDMKVSDLKAELKKRNLPVSGSKPQLIERLKPYSDLKLNSGTVSSTTGLTNTASTLSSSAPVNVGSIPLDTLSPTLQHPVECDIQPVSPVTTMDTTTITNGMQPPLSRPSSVVPMDVDMSVTVDPMEIGEAKEDIVKFQQKRIEELQLELQRSQLQLQQQQNYLQNQPSPQKPHTQLAVLSPHSSSQSISYSVPVFTTTTPLPSVPATETKLNQRQLLQQHLQQKIQQQQSQQQQQGLSNVTNTGSPTSTSAVVKANLAAFLHSQHGTSQGCTLTASVTQQPLVSFPPSVDREKTFPTVTSILLCPSTSTTPVITVPTSTPAKPRANSLPGGVIHQKKVSLPTFNTMMTSKPTTVNTSTDPQFLIKRPPPDYNEATKQLNKSKKNQSYPALMSHLSNCHSGRKSVKSQAVDDVLEILIKNGELPPSAAQEPPTPTTPESQAITKAQPTAFPVITTTSAPIPPPPPPPPISVPQPIHQAVPSSLVSPNSSSAPCVPVSLTLSPPSTVLNEADHSPSTALDFDLHLDLDDFEGMDLGVLVPSEEQKIDTAGTYNQESIQIVQPSTGRTSINTPTPNDGAEFHDPGMDIELTDWLDAMMPPTSGMTMNNTQSSYSGPNDHDPLLSNMSAPHDPLDLLSVEDMDFKTPTLMWDFAT from the exons GAAGTGCAGGTAACCAGATATACTGGGGGATTCAACTTGACCAAGATCTTTTGGAAACTATTATCAGCATCTATCCAGAGTGGTTTAAAGACTGTAATCTTAACCTGGCCACAATGGCAGATTGGAATGCCAATAACAATAATGCAGGGGTGGGAGGTGGGGTTAGCAGCACTGTTATTCCTTTGTTCCAATCTCGTGAAACCACCTCTCCACCGCAGGCTGAAGTAGATGAACGCTCTATTTGCAAATCTATGAACAAGAACAAGGAGT CTCTAAAAAAGAAGTTGCTACTACGTCGTCCAATATCTCAACTCATAGATCAAGGAATCATGCCAC CGTTGAACACCCCTCCATCTTTTCACCAACAACGACAAAAATTGGAGAGGGCAAAG ATGGGGgacattcttaaaaataaaattcaacgcAGGCCTAATCGTCAAGAACTAATTCAGCAACACATTCTTGAAG ATACTACAGTTGATCCCAGTCTGCAAGAGAAGCAGAGGCAACTCAAGAAAGCCCGACTTGCAGATAATCTTAATGATCGCATTTCTAATCGACCTGGCCCCCTCGAattgattaaaggaaatataCTCCAGGCTGATGAAAGACTGACACAAGCTGTGAAAG AGGGACATATAACTTTCAGGAAAACATGTGAAGGAGAAACATCCAAACACCCACCCCCACGTTTTGTGATTGAAGAAGACAGTAGCAGTGATGGAGCCTTGTCTCCCCCTCAAGATGGAACTGACCAGTCACAAAGCAG ttttccaTCAGTGGATAGAAGTGAGACTTCCCCAGCTCCTACTTTGGAGTCACCAAGTTCAAACAAAACTACATCTGCCTCATCACCTGGAAGTTTGGTGGCATCTCCACTCTCCTTACAGACTGCAGCATCTGCTGGAAGTCCACAACCAAGTCAAGTATCAAGCGGTTTAATGACCATTACATCTAGTCAGCCTTCTATTCAGGCTCAGAATAAGGATAGCAGTAACAGTAGCAGCAACAAAAACAGGAAAAAGTCAAAGTCCAAATCTCAACCCAAAACAAGGACCATTAAATTCCATGAATATAAG GGTCCTTCCAGTGCTCAGAAAAACCATACAATGCTCTCATCTTCAGTGGAGACATCATATGATTTGTTgcttcaacaacaacaactttttttaCAGTGGCAGCTGGAATGGCAGCAAAAGTACCCCCAGATCATCTTACCTTCTGCTCAG AAACCTAATGGGGACCAAACCCCTAGTGGGAATCCAGCTCAAACACAACCCCCAGCTTCTTCTAGCCAGTCTCAGCTTCAACACACAACTCAACAAGGTTTTTCCAAGCTAGAAGATATGAAAG TGAGTGACTTGAAAGCTGAGCTGAAGAAACGTAACTTACCCGTGTCAGGATCAAAACCACAGCTTATTGAACGACTTAAACCTTATTCTGACCTGAAATTAAATTCTGGCACAGTCTCTTCAACTACTGGTCTTACAAATACTGCTTCAACACTAAGCAGTAGTGCTCCAGTTAATGTAGGAAGTATCCCTCTGGACACACTGTCTCCAACTCTTCAGCATCCTGTTGAATGTGATATTCAGCCCGTGTCTCCAGTTACTACTATGGATACCACAACTATTACTAATGGAATGCAACCACCTTTGTCACGTCCATCATCAGTTGTTCCAATGGATGTTGACATGAGTGTCACAGTAGATCCAATGGAAATAGGAGAAGCTAAGGAAGATATAGTTAAATTTCAACAAAAACGTATTGAAGAACTCCAGTTGGAACTTCAGAG GTCCCAGTTACAGCTTCagcaacaacaaaactatttgcAGAATCAACCTTCCCCACAGAAGCCACACACTCAACTGGCAGTTCTCAGCCCACACTCAAGTTCCCAAAGTATCAGCTACAGTGTTCCAGTTTTCACCACCACAACACCTCTTCCCAGTGTTCCAGCAACGGAAACCAAGCTAAACCAACGACAGTTACTTCAACAACACTTGCAGCAAAAAATTCAACAGCAGCAGTCACAACAACAGCAACAAG GACTTTCAAATGTTACCAATACTGGTTCACCAACCTCAACGTCTGCAGTGGTAAAAGCTAATCTTGCTGCATTTCTTCATAGTCAGCATGGTACTTCGCAAGGCTGTACTTTAACAGCAAGCGTTACTCAGCAGCCTCTGGTGAGCTTCCCGCCCTCTGTCGATCGAGAAAAAACATTCCCAACTGTGACTTCTATCCTTCTGTGTCCCTCTACTTCCACAACTCCAGTGATAACTGTCCCAACTTCAACACCTGCTAAACCTCGGGCAAATTCACTGCCAGGTGGAGTTATTCACCAGAA GAAGGTTTCCTTACCCACCTTTAACACTATGATGACTAGCAAGCCTACTACAGTCAACACAAGTACTGATCCACAGTTCCTGATTAAAAGGCCCCCTCCTGACTACAATGAAGCCACCAAACAGTTAAACAAATCCAAAAAG aACCAGTCATATCCAGCTTTAATGAGTCATCTTAGTAACTGTCATTCTGGTCGCAAATCTGTCAAGAGTCAAGCAGTTGATGATGTGTTGGAGATTTTGATCAAAAATGGAG AACTGCCACCTAGTGCTGCTCAAGAACCACCCACTCCAACCACCCCTGAAAGTCAAGCTATAACCAAAGCACAACCAACAGCTTTTCCAGTGATTACCACTACATCAGCACCAATccctccaccaccaccaccacctccAATTTCTGTGCCTCAGCCTATTCACCAAGCTGTCCCTTCTTCTCTTGTTTCCCCTAACTCCAGCTCAGCTCCTTGTGTTCCAGTAAGTTTAACTTTGAGTCCACCATCTACTGTTCTGAATGAGGCAGATCACAGTCCCTCTACAGCTCTGGACTTTGACCTTCACCTGGATTTAGATGACTTTGAAGGAATGGACCTTGGAGTGCTAGTACCTAGTGAAGAGCAGAAGATAGATACTGCTGGTACTTACAACCAAGAGTCAATCCAGATTGTTCAACCCAGTACAGGGAGAACTTCTATCAACACCCCAACCCCTAATGATGGAGCAGAATTCCATGATCCAGGGATGGACATTGAACTAACAGATTGGCTGGATGCCATGATGCCACCCACTAGTGGAATGACAATGAACAACACTCAGTCCAGTTATAGTGGACCTAATGACCATGACCCACTACTGTCCAATATGAGTGCCCCGCATGACCCTTTAGACCTGTTATCTGTAGAGGACATGGATTTCAAGACCCCAACGTTAATGTGGGATTTTGCTACCTAA
- the LOC143240948 gene encoding uncharacterized protein LOC143240948 isoform X5, translated as MNKNKESLKKKLLLRRPISQLIDQGIMPPLNTPPSFHQQRQKLERAKMGDILKNKIQRRPNRQELIQQHILEDTTVDPSLQEKQRQLKKARLADNLNDRISNRPGPLELIKGNILQADERLTQAVKEGHITFRKTCEGETSKHPPPRFVIEEDSSSDGALSPPQDGTDQSQSSFPSVDRSETSPAPTLESPSSNKTTSASSPGSLVASPLSLQTAASAGSPQPSQVSSGLMTITSSQPSIQAQNKDSSNSSSNKNRKKSKSKSQPKTRTIKFHEYKGPSSAQKNHTMLSSSVETSYDLLLQQQQLFLQWQLEWQQKYPQIILPSAQKPNGDQTPSGNPAQTQPPASSSQSQLQHTTQQGFSKLEDMKVSDLKAELKKRNLPVSGSKPQLIERLKPYSDLKLNSGTVSSTTGLTNTASTLSSSAPVNVGSIPLDTLSPTLQHPVECDIQPVSPVTTMDTTTITNGMQPPLSRPSSVVPMDVDMSVTVDPMEIGEAKEDIVKFQQKRIEELQLELQRSQLQLQQQQNYLQNQPSPQKPHTQLAVLSPHSSSQSISYSVPVFTTTTPLPSVPATETKLNQRQLLQQHLQQKIQQQQSQQQQQGLSNVTNTGSPTSTSAVVKANLAAFLHSQHGTSQGCTLTASVTQQPLVSFPPSVDREKTFPTVTSILLCPSTSTTPVITVPTSTPAKPRANSLPGGVIHQKKVSLPTFNTMMTSKPTTVNTSTDPQFLIKRPPPDYNEATKQLNKSKKNQSYPALMSHLSNCHSGRKSVKSQAVDDVLEILIKNGELPPSAAQEPPTPTTPESQAITKAQPTAFPVITTTSAPIPPPPPPPPISVPQPIHQAVPSSLVSPNSSSAPCVPVSLTLSPPSTVLNEADHSPSTALDFDLHLDLDDFEGMDLGVLVPSEEQKIDTAGTYNQESIQIVQPSTGRTSINTPTPNDGAEFHDPGMDIELTDWLDAMMPPTSGMTMNNTQSSYSGPNDHDPLLSNMSAPHDPLDLLSVEDMDFKTPTLMWDFAT; from the exons ATGAACAAGAACAAGGAGT CTCTAAAAAAGAAGTTGCTACTACGTCGTCCAATATCTCAACTCATAGATCAAGGAATCATGCCAC CGTTGAACACCCCTCCATCTTTTCACCAACAACGACAAAAATTGGAGAGGGCAAAG ATGGGGgacattcttaaaaataaaattcaacgcAGGCCTAATCGTCAAGAACTAATTCAGCAACACATTCTTGAAG ATACTACAGTTGATCCCAGTCTGCAAGAGAAGCAGAGGCAACTCAAGAAAGCCCGACTTGCAGATAATCTTAATGATCGCATTTCTAATCGACCTGGCCCCCTCGAattgattaaaggaaatataCTCCAGGCTGATGAAAGACTGACACAAGCTGTGAAAG AGGGACATATAACTTTCAGGAAAACATGTGAAGGAGAAACATCCAAACACCCACCCCCACGTTTTGTGATTGAAGAAGACAGTAGCAGTGATGGAGCCTTGTCTCCCCCTCAAGATGGAACTGACCAGTCACAAAGCAG ttttccaTCAGTGGATAGAAGTGAGACTTCCCCAGCTCCTACTTTGGAGTCACCAAGTTCAAACAAAACTACATCTGCCTCATCACCTGGAAGTTTGGTGGCATCTCCACTCTCCTTACAGACTGCAGCATCTGCTGGAAGTCCACAACCAAGTCAAGTATCAAGCGGTTTAATGACCATTACATCTAGTCAGCCTTCTATTCAGGCTCAGAATAAGGATAGCAGTAACAGTAGCAGCAACAAAAACAGGAAAAAGTCAAAGTCCAAATCTCAACCCAAAACAAGGACCATTAAATTCCATGAATATAAG GGTCCTTCCAGTGCTCAGAAAAACCATACAATGCTCTCATCTTCAGTGGAGACATCATATGATTTGTTgcttcaacaacaacaactttttttaCAGTGGCAGCTGGAATGGCAGCAAAAGTACCCCCAGATCATCTTACCTTCTGCTCAG AAACCTAATGGGGACCAAACCCCTAGTGGGAATCCAGCTCAAACACAACCCCCAGCTTCTTCTAGCCAGTCTCAGCTTCAACACACAACTCAACAAGGTTTTTCCAAGCTAGAAGATATGAAAG TGAGTGACTTGAAAGCTGAGCTGAAGAAACGTAACTTACCCGTGTCAGGATCAAAACCACAGCTTATTGAACGACTTAAACCTTATTCTGACCTGAAATTAAATTCTGGCACAGTCTCTTCAACTACTGGTCTTACAAATACTGCTTCAACACTAAGCAGTAGTGCTCCAGTTAATGTAGGAAGTATCCCTCTGGACACACTGTCTCCAACTCTTCAGCATCCTGTTGAATGTGATATTCAGCCCGTGTCTCCAGTTACTACTATGGATACCACAACTATTACTAATGGAATGCAACCACCTTTGTCACGTCCATCATCAGTTGTTCCAATGGATGTTGACATGAGTGTCACAGTAGATCCAATGGAAATAGGAGAAGCTAAGGAAGATATAGTTAAATTTCAACAAAAACGTATTGAAGAACTCCAGTTGGAACTTCAGAG GTCCCAGTTACAGCTTCagcaacaacaaaactatttgcAGAATCAACCTTCCCCACAGAAGCCACACACTCAACTGGCAGTTCTCAGCCCACACTCAAGTTCCCAAAGTATCAGCTACAGTGTTCCAGTTTTCACCACCACAACACCTCTTCCCAGTGTTCCAGCAACGGAAACCAAGCTAAACCAACGACAGTTACTTCAACAACACTTGCAGCAAAAAATTCAACAGCAGCAGTCACAACAACAGCAACAAG GACTTTCAAATGTTACCAATACTGGTTCACCAACCTCAACGTCTGCAGTGGTAAAAGCTAATCTTGCTGCATTTCTTCATAGTCAGCATGGTACTTCGCAAGGCTGTACTTTAACAGCAAGCGTTACTCAGCAGCCTCTGGTGAGCTTCCCGCCCTCTGTCGATCGAGAAAAAACATTCCCAACTGTGACTTCTATCCTTCTGTGTCCCTCTACTTCCACAACTCCAGTGATAACTGTCCCAACTTCAACACCTGCTAAACCTCGGGCAAATTCACTGCCAGGTGGAGTTATTCACCAGAA GAAGGTTTCCTTACCCACCTTTAACACTATGATGACTAGCAAGCCTACTACAGTCAACACAAGTACTGATCCACAGTTCCTGATTAAAAGGCCCCCTCCTGACTACAATGAAGCCACCAAACAGTTAAACAAATCCAAAAAG aACCAGTCATATCCAGCTTTAATGAGTCATCTTAGTAACTGTCATTCTGGTCGCAAATCTGTCAAGAGTCAAGCAGTTGATGATGTGTTGGAGATTTTGATCAAAAATGGAG AACTGCCACCTAGTGCTGCTCAAGAACCACCCACTCCAACCACCCCTGAAAGTCAAGCTATAACCAAAGCACAACCAACAGCTTTTCCAGTGATTACCACTACATCAGCACCAATccctccaccaccaccaccacctccAATTTCTGTGCCTCAGCCTATTCACCAAGCTGTCCCTTCTTCTCTTGTTTCCCCTAACTCCAGCTCAGCTCCTTGTGTTCCAGTAAGTTTAACTTTGAGTCCACCATCTACTGTTCTGAATGAGGCAGATCACAGTCCCTCTACAGCTCTGGACTTTGACCTTCACCTGGATTTAGATGACTTTGAAGGAATGGACCTTGGAGTGCTAGTACCTAGTGAAGAGCAGAAGATAGATACTGCTGGTACTTACAACCAAGAGTCAATCCAGATTGTTCAACCCAGTACAGGGAGAACTTCTATCAACACCCCAACCCCTAATGATGGAGCAGAATTCCATGATCCAGGGATGGACATTGAACTAACAGATTGGCTGGATGCCATGATGCCACCCACTAGTGGAATGACAATGAACAACACTCAGTCCAGTTATAGTGGACCTAATGACCATGACCCACTACTGTCCAATATGAGTGCCCCGCATGACCCTTTAGACCTGTTATCTGTAGAGGACATGGATTTCAAGACCCCAACGTTAATGTGGGATTTTGCTACCTAA